Part of the bacterium genome, CTATGAATCCCAACCTCAACACCTTGATAGAATATCTTGACTTCTTTTTCTGATTCAAAGATGATGTTCTGTCTTGCAAACTCAACCTTCAAGGCATTGTGATAGATGCTCTCCAGAAAACCAGGTCATAATGTCGTGTTGAACAAATAACGCACGGAATTCGATTCTGGTAACTGGTGATTGGTAACTGGTAATTAAATACCGTTCGGCTGAGCTCAGGACGAAACTATTTAACCAATTACCAATTACCAGTTACCAATTATCCGTTTGCAGGTTACGAAACCTGATGATGCCCCGTGCAAAACTTACTCAATACGACACTAACTTTTGATGGACATTAATACAGGCATTAATAATCCTATTAGTTAACTCTTCTTTTCTCCACTTCTCCATCTTCTCCCTTTCTCCTTATTTTTATCCTACCTGAACCCTTACTGTGCTTTGTGTGCTGGATGGTTCAATCGATAATTCCAAAAATCTACAACCCTAAATCCCATCTCAAACCACAACGACCGTATGCCGCAAAGCGTAAAATTCTATCATCCTAAATCTCCCCTGCCTGCTTTAATATCTCCAGATATAACTCATTACTCACCCTGAAGTCTTTGGCAATCAATTCATCAACATATGGCTTCATTTCTGAAATAAGTCCACCAGACTTAGCCGCCACCAATATACCAAGTGTCCCAGTCTTGCTGATTCCTATTCTATCCGCCGTTATTCTCGCAGGTTTCTCATCTAACAAGACTAAATCTCCATTTAATTCTGATGCCAACACCAGAGTTTCACTTTCACCAGCACTTAGAGTTGCCCGAAGAATATTTATCGAAAGTCGATTTTGCACCTTTTCTCGCCTTATCCATTCAGCCTTTTCTACTTCTTGTGCTCCCGA contains:
- a CDS encoding GxxExxY protein, with protein sequence MESIYHNALKVEFARQNIIFESEKEVKIFYQGVEVGIH
- a CDS encoding DUF3368 domain-containing protein, whose protein sequence is MIVVSNATLLISLAKINKLHLLKSMYGTLYIPEAVYEEIALKGKERSGAQEVEKAEWIRREKVQNRLSINILRATLSAGESETLVLASELNGDLVLLDEKPARITADRIGISKTGTLGILVAAKSGGLISEMKPYVDELIAKDFRVSNELYLEILKQAGEI